GGGCAGCAGCTCGCTCCCGGCGTTGTCCGCGACGAGGCAGATCCGCGCGGCACTCCCGCGACCCGCGCCCCCGGGGGAACCCGCCGTCACACGACCCGCGCCCCCGGGAGAGCCCGCCGTCACACGACCGGCACCACCCGCCGCCCGGCCGGACCCGCCCCCGGAAACGTCCGAGACGTCCGAGACGTTCAAGGCACCCGGAACACCCGGAACACCGGTCTCGTCGCCGCCGACGAGTGACCACAGGAGCGCGCTGTCGTCGGCGACCAGCCCGGACTCCCGCCCGGCGAGCTCGGGACCGGCCGCGACCCGGAACACGAGGTCGGCCCGGTTCCCCCACAGCGCCCTCAGGGTCAGTGCCTGGGCCCGCTCGGCGGAGGGCAGGGTGGCCAGGGCGTCGAGCTCGCGGAGCTCCTCGTCGACGGCCTCGCCGAGCAGCTCGGCCTGCTTGAAGGGCTCGAACGGGTCGACGCCGCGCCACGGGCCGGGTCCGAAGTAGCCGACCGCGGACAGGAGCCTGCGGTAGAAGTAACTCTCCGCCCACAGGAACGGCGCGTCGTCCCACCGCCGCCCGATGTGGCCCCGGTCCCAGCTCTCCCACAGGTCACGGTCGTGCGCGGTGTCCCCGAGCGGCTCGATGACCCCCTCGATCTCCTCCAGCAGCAGGTCAAGTGCCCGGTTCACACCGGCGTCGTACGGCGTGGCGGCGCGGACCCGCTCGATCAGGGCGGGGTGCCGTTCATGAAGGACCCGCCACGGATAGGACCCGGGGACGTCGCTCAGGAACTCCGGCGGACCGTACGGCGCCGCGGGCCCTCCGGACCCCTGCCGGGAATCACCGTCTGCCATTTCCGACTCCTTTTTGACGCAGGACGACTCTTGTTATGAAATGTGTTTAGCTAGAGCGAACAGGCGGCCACGCCGCTTGACGGAGGGAGCCGTAGGTGGGCACATCGGAGCGTCGCAGCGGTGAGGAGCTGGACCGCCACGACGCCGTCGGAGCCCGGATGCGGCAGTTCCGCAAGGAGCGCGGTCTGACACTACGCGGTCTCGCCACTCACTCCGGGCTCTCGATCGGGTTTCTCTCGCAGGTCGAGAGGGGGATCTCCTCCATCGGCCTGACCGCGCTCAACAGCGTGGCCACCGCGCTCGACCGCAGCGTGGCGGAGTTCTTCAACGACGTGCCGCCCGAGGAGGAGACGGAGGAGGAGCACGCCACGGTCTCCCATCTGCCGAGCCACTTCACGCTCACCCGCTCGGCGACGGCCGCCACCGAGTACATCTCGGGCCAGCAGACCTACCGCATGCTCTCGGCCAGGGGCCCGAACCTGGTGCTCGAACCGCTGCTGGTGCACATCGCGCCCGGCGGCAGGCGCGAGAACTCCTACGGTCACGCCGGGGAGGAGTTCGCCTTCGTGCTGGAGGGCGAGCTCCTGTACGAGGTCGACGGCGTCGAGCACCGGTTGCACCCGGGCGACAGCGTCCACCTGAGGTCGACCGTCCCGCACAGCATGTTCAACGACACCGACCGGGTCACCACGGTCGTGTCCGTGGTGACCCCCCGGCTGTTCTGACCCCTCCCCGCGCGGGCCGCGAGGGCGGTCAGCGGCGGCGCAGGGCGCGGACGGCCAGCGCGACCGCGGCCAGCGCGCCGAGCGCCCCGGCGGCGACCGCCCCGCGCTGGCGGGAGATGCGCCGCTGGATCTCGGCGTACGGCACCGTGCTGAACGACACGAGCTCGTAGCGGGAGACGTAGAGGCCGGGCAGCAGCCGTTCCAGGTCGTGCTCGACGCGCTTGCGCAGCAGGAACGACGGGGAGGCGACCTTGTCGCGCATCTCGACGAAGTTCTCCAGCGCGAGTTCGGCGATGGTGTCGGCGTGCTCCTTGCGGCGGGCCCCGTACATGGCGAGGGCCCGGGGGAAGTCGTCGCCGGTCTCCTCCAGGCAGCGGTCGAGCTCCACGCAGTCCTCGAAGCCGCAGTTGGCGCCCTGGCCGTAGAAGGGGACGATGGCGTGGGCCGCGTCGCCGAGCAGGCCGACCACCGCTCCGGCGGTGCCGCGTACGTGCCAGGGGCGGGCCCGCATGGTGACCAGGTGCCCGATCGGGTTGTGGGCGTAGTCTCCGGCGAGGTCGGGCATGAGGGCGCGGGCGTCGGCGTAGTTGGCGGCGAAGAACTCCTCGAACCGCTCCACGGTGTCCAGCTCCGCGAAACTGCCCGGCCCCGACTTGGGCCAGAACAGCGTGCATGTGAAGGACCTGTCCGGGTTGGGCAGGGCGACCATCATGGCCTTGCCGCGCGGCCAGATGTGCAGCGCGCCCGGGTCGAGGGCGAACCCGCCGTCGCGCGCCGGGATCGTCAGCTCCTTGTAGCCGTAGTCGAGATACTCCTGGCTGAAGTCGAAGCCGGGAAGGAACTGCAGCCGTCCCCGTACCGCGCTGTAGGCGCCGTCGGCGGCGAGCACGGCCGGGGCGGCGCGGGTGACGGGACCGCCGGGCGTGTCGAAGTCCATCCGGCCCGAGTCGACGTCGAGCCCGGTCAGCCGGTGCTCGAAGAGGGCACGGACCCCGGGCATGCCGAGGGCCGCGTCCAGCAGGGTGCGGTTGAGCTCGGAGCGGCTGATGGAGTTGATCGCCCGCCGCCCTCCGGCGCTGTACGGCTGGAAGCTGAGCGTGCCGTCGGGGGCGTGCATCATCCGGCCGGGCATCGGCAGCGCGGCCTTCAGCACGGTCTCGTCCAGCCCGATCCCGCGCAGCGCGTCGATCCCCCGCTCGGAGATCGCCAGGTTGATCGAGCGCCCGCGCTCGGGGGCGGCCTCGCGCGGGTCGGGCCTGCGCTCGTACAGGGTGACCTCGTACCTTCGGCGGGCCAGGTAGCAGGCCATCAGGCAGCCGACCAGCCCGGCGCCGACCACGGCGACCTCGCCAGGGGACCTCATACCGGACTCACCTCCCTGGCGAGCGCGTCGGCCGCCCGCCAGCAGTCGTGGAACGTGGAGTACATGGGCACGGGGGCGAACCGGATGACGTCCGGGCGCCGCACGTCGGCGAGGACGCCGTGAACCTCGTGCAGCCGGGCGGCCAGGTCGGCGGCGTCGACGATGACGCCGCCCCCGGTCACCCGCAGGGAGAGCTGGGCTCCGCGCCTGGCCGGGTCGGCGGGCGTGACGATCTCCAGCGGGCGTTCGCGTGCCACCTCGGCGAGCAGCCGTTCCAGGTAGCCGGTGAGCGCCAGGCTCCGCTCCCTCAGTGCCGCCATCCCGGTCTCGGCGAACATCCGCAGCGAGACCCGGACCGGGGCCATGGCCAGGATCGGCGGGTTGGAGATCTGCCAGGCGTCGGCGGTGGGGACGGGGACGAGTTCGGGCCGCATCTCGAAGCGGGTCGCCTGCTCGGTGCTCCACCACCCGGCCAGCCGGGGCAGCTCCGGGTCGGTCACGTGGCGCCGGTGCACGAAGCATCCGGCGACGGCGCCGGGACCGGCGTTGAGGTACTTGTACGAGCACCAGGCCGCGAAGTCCACGTCCCAGTCGTGCAGCGCGAGCGGCACGTTCCCGGCGGCGTGCGCGAGGTCCCAGCCGACGAGGCACCCGGCCGCGTGCCCGGCGGCGGTGACGGCGGGGATGTCGAGGAACTCGCCGGTCAGGTAGTTGACCCCGCCGAGGAGCACGAGCGCCACCCGGTGCCCCTCGCGGGCCAGGTGGTCCACGATGTCCTCGGTGCGCAGGCAGCCCTCGCCCTCGCGGGGGCGCAGGCGGACCACCGTCTCGTCGGGGTCGAGGCCGTGGTGCACGGCCTGGCTGCGCACCGCGTAGCTGTCGGAGGAGAAGGCGTTGTCCTCGATGAGGATGCGGGTGCGCTCGCCCGCCGGGCGGTAGAAGGTCGCCATCATCAGGTGCAGGTTGACCGTGAGGGAGTTCATCACCACGGTCTCGTCGGGGAACGCGCCCACGAGGGCGGCCGCGTCCTCGCGCAGCTCCGCGTGGTAGGGCAGCCAGGGGTGCGCCGCCCGGTGGTGTCCCTCGACCGCGTGCAGGGCCCAGTCGTCCAGCTCGGCGGAGATCGCGGCGCGGACGGCGCGGGGCTGGAGTCCGAGCGAGTTGCCGGCGAAGTAGGCGACCTCGGGATAGCGGGAGGCGGCGGGAGCGGGCGGGACGAGGAACTCCGCCCGGCGGCACACCGGCCTCCCCGCGTCCCCGGCCCGCCCGGCGCACTCGGCGTCGGCGGCCAGCGCCTCCCGCTCACCGGGCGCGCCGGGGTCTCCGGGACCACCGCGACCACCGGATCCGTCATCTCCGCCCGGGTCACCTCCCGCGCCACGATCCAGGTCACCTCCCGCGCCACGATCCAGGTCACGGCGCGTGTCACCTCCCGTGTCACCGCCTGTACCACGGCCCGTGTCACCGCCCGTGTCATGGTCCAGGCCACGGCTCGGATCACGGCCCGGGTCACGGAGGTCGCCGAGACCCCCGGTCCTCGCGGCCGTCACGCCGACGCCTTCGTTGCCGGGCCCCCGGCGCGCTCACTCGTCACGTCATCTCCTTCTCCCCCCTTATGTTCACCCATACTGAACTCAGGTGAAATTAGGAGCGCGAGAGGATTCGGGCCGCGCGCTTTCCGGACGGAAGGTTCTCAGGGCATCCGGCTTCGAGATGACGGAGCGTCACCCGGGAGTGTCGCGCCTCACACCGGGTTACCCCGCCGTCACCACCCCTCTCGGGGAGCGGTCCAGCAGCGGCAGCACCTCGGCGCCCAGCAGTTCCACGCCGCGGTCGTCGGTGAGACCGTGCGGCGTACCGAACTCCACCCGGTGCGCGCCCGCGTCGATCAGGGCCTGGGCCTGCGCGGCGACCTGCTCCGGGGTGCCGGAGAAGGCGAACAGGTCGAGCAGGTCGTCGGGGATCAGCCGCCCGGCGTCCGCGTCCCTTCCCTCGCCGACCAGCTCCTTGACCCTGCCCAGCAGGTCGGCGGGGACCTCCACGGTCGGATCGAGATCGGCGACCACCGCGAGGTACATGGCGACCTCGCCGCGCGCCCTGGCGCGGGCCGCGCCACCGTCGGCGTCCACCACGGTCACCGCGCCCAGGACGACGCCGATCTCGCGAGGGTCGCGCCCGGCCGCCGCCGCCCCGGCCGCGACCCGCTCACGGATCACCCCGACCATCGCCGGGTTCGCGCTGCCGCCCACCTTGATCTCGTCGGCGACCCGCCCGGCCAGCGCCGCCCCTCGCGGTCCCCACGCGCCGAGCAGCAGCGGCGGCCGGGGCCGGTACACGGGATAGCGCAGCCGGGTTCCGGGCGCGAGACGGAACATCTCCCCCTCGTACCCTGCGGTGTCACCGGCCAGCAGCCGGTAGACCACCTCGGCGGCCTCCGCCAGCGCGGTCAGCGGCCTGGGCTGGGCGATGCCCACCGCGCCGAGCCAGGTGCCGCGTGCCAGGCCCAGGTAGGCGCGGCCGTGCGAGGCCAGGTCGAGGGCGGCGAGCTGCCCGGCGATCTCGTACGGCGCCGCCGAGTACGGGTTGAGGCAGGCCGCGCCGAGCCGCACCCGCTCGGTGGCGGCGGCCATCTCCAGCAGGGGAAAGATCGGCGGCTGGTACATCAGGTCGCCGAACACACTCAGCACGTCGAAGCCGTGCTCCTCGGCGCGGCGCGCGAGCCGCGCGTAGTCACCGGCCCGCTTGTCGCTCTGCAGTCCGAGGCCGATCTCGACGGCGGTCATCGCGGACTTCCCGGATCGACGGCGGTCATCGCGGTTTCCTGCGAGTCGGCGGTCATCGT
This region of Streptosporangium sp. NBC_01495 genomic DNA includes:
- a CDS encoding damage-control phosphatase ARMT1 family protein, coding for MADGDSRQGSGGPAAPYGPPEFLSDVPGSYPWRVLHERHPALIERVRAATPYDAGVNRALDLLLEEIEGVIEPLGDTAHDRDLWESWDRGHIGRRWDDAPFLWAESYFYRRLLSAVGYFGPGPWRGVDPFEPFKQAELLGEAVDEELRELDALATLPSAERAQALTLRALWGNRADLVFRVAAGPELAGRESGLVADDSALLWSLVGGDETGVPGVPGALNVSDVSDVSGGGSGRAAGGAGRVTAGSPGGAGRVTAGSPGGAGRGSAARICLVADNAGSELLPDLVLIDHLLHARGTGEVVLHVKPLPYYVSDATPADVLACLRRMSAVGGEAGEVAGRLRAALGSGRLLVRAHAFSCAPLPYREMPFGLREDFASASLTIMKGDLNYRRLVGDRAWPHTTPFAEATVYFPGPVATLRTLKSEVAVGLDGDVVKALEAAGRPWLTTGAHGLIQARP
- a CDS encoding helix-turn-helix domain-containing protein, giving the protein MGTSERRSGEELDRHDAVGARMRQFRKERGLTLRGLATHSGLSIGFLSQVERGISSIGLTALNSVATALDRSVAEFFNDVPPEEETEEEHATVSHLPSHFTLTRSATAATEYISGQQTYRMLSARGPNLVLEPLLVHIAPGGRRENSYGHAGEEFAFVLEGELLYEVDGVEHRLHPGDSVHLRSTVPHSMFNDTDRVTTVVSVVTPRLF
- the kynU gene encoding kynureninase, yielding MTAARTGGLGDLRDPGRDPSRGLDHDTGGDTGRGTGGDTGGDTRRDLDRGAGGDLDRGAGGDPGGDDGSGGRGGPGDPGAPGEREALAADAECAGRAGDAGRPVCRRAEFLVPPAPAASRYPEVAYFAGNSLGLQPRAVRAAISAELDDWALHAVEGHHRAAHPWLPYHAELREDAAALVGAFPDETVVMNSLTVNLHLMMATFYRPAGERTRILIEDNAFSSDSYAVRSQAVHHGLDPDETVVRLRPREGEGCLRTEDIVDHLAREGHRVALVLLGGVNYLTGEFLDIPAVTAAGHAAGCLVGWDLAHAAGNVPLALHDWDVDFAAWCSYKYLNAGPGAVAGCFVHRRHVTDPELPRLAGWWSTEQATRFEMRPELVPVPTADAWQISNPPILAMAPVRVSLRMFAETGMAALRERSLALTGYLERLLAEVARERPLEIVTPADPARRGAQLSLRVTGGGVIVDAADLAARLHEVHGVLADVRRPDVIRFAPVPMYSTFHDCWRAADALAREVSPV
- a CDS encoding LLM class flavin-dependent oxidoreductase; translation: MTAVEIGLGLQSDKRAGDYARLARRAEEHGFDVLSVFGDLMYQPPIFPLLEMAAATERVRLGAACLNPYSAAPYEIAGQLAALDLASHGRAYLGLARGTWLGAVGIAQPRPLTALAEAAEVVYRLLAGDTAGYEGEMFRLAPGTRLRYPVYRPRPPLLLGAWGPRGAALAGRVADEIKVGGSANPAMVGVIRERVAAGAAAAGRDPREIGVVLGAVTVVDADGGAARARARGEVAMYLAVVADLDPTVEVPADLLGRVKELVGEGRDADAGRLIPDDLLDLFAFSGTPEQVAAQAQALIDAGAHRVEFGTPHGLTDDRGVELLGAEVLPLLDRSPRGVVTAG